From the genome of Verrucomicrobiia bacterium:
GACGCCGCAATAGACATCCACCAGGTGCGCCGAGCCGGAATCCTTCAGGCATTGCCGCACCGTCTCGACCATTTTGGGCAACAGGAAAAAATTGTTTTGAAAAAACGAATCGCGCGGCACTTCCCAGTTCTCGGGCGGAATGCGCAGCACAATCTTGATGCCGCCCTTCGGCGGCGGATGCTGGCGCACCTGCGCAATTTGCTGGTTCAGCGCCGGCTCGGCGATTTTACATTCGAAGACATCCTCCACCAGGCCGCAGTCGTGCCGGACAAAGCCAATATTCAGGCGCTGCTCGGGCTTGTTCCACTGGCTCCGGATCATGAGGCGGTTGCGGTAGCCATAAGGCTGGGGGCAGGGGACGACCGGCGCCACCACGTCCGGATTGATGCCGCCGATGCGTTGGAACAGGTCCGCCACCTGCTTGTGTTTGATGCGCAACTGTTCGGTGTAGGCCAGATGCTGATACTGACAACCGCCGCAGGCCGCGAAATGGGCGCACGCCGGTTCCACGCGGTGCGGCGAAGGCGTGACCACGCGGAGGAGCCGGCCTCGCGCAAAATTCTTTTTCACCTCGGTCAATTCC
Proteins encoded in this window:
- a CDS encoding class I SAM-dependent RNA methyltransferase; amino-acid sequence: MQFKVGDQLALDIQDIAFGGEGVGRVDDFVVFVPFVAVGETVAAELTEVKKNFARGRLLRVVTPSPHRVEPACAHFAACGGCQYQHLAYTEQLRIKHKQVADLFQRIGGINPDVVAPVVPCPQPYGYRNRLMIRSQWNKPEQRLNIGFVRHDCGLVEDVFECKIAEPALNQQIAQVRQHPPPKGGIKIVLRIPPENWEVPRDSFFQNNFFLLPKMVETVRQCLKDSGSAHLVDVYCGVGFFAIELAGDVTSFAGVEYDRLAIAAANQNAVAHGVKNGEFVSGTAEEQLPALLRRFSPAATTVVLDPPRKGCQLQTIELLRHIRPAQVIYVSCHPATMARDLNAFTHDSVFELKRVVPLDMFPQTQHVECVADLRARAAT